Genomic DNA from Nitrospira sp.:
CGGAACGGCTACGACCAGTTCGAATTCCATTCGATTTTTCACGCGCTGAACAACTTCTGTTCGGTAGATTTAAGCGCGGTGTACCTGGATATTCTGAAAGATCGGCTCTACACCTTCCGGAAAGATTCCCCGGCCCGGCGTGCCTCGCAGACGGTGCTGTTCGAGATCGTGGTGGCGCTGACGAAGCTGATGGCGCCGGTACTGAGCTTCACCGCTGAAGAAATCTGGCGGATGTTGCCCGACAGCGTACGGGCGGACTCGAAGGCCGAGAGCGTCCACATCGCGATGTTTCCTGAGGTCGATCCGCGCTGGGCTGATCCGGAACTGGCCGCGCGTTGGGAGCAGGTACTCGAGGTGCGAACCGCCGTTCAGGCCGCCCTGGAAGTCAAACGTCGCGACAAGGTCATCGGTGCGCCGCTGGAGGCAAAGGTCATCATCGAGGCGAATGCCGAGCGGTATGAGTTTCTCAAACGGTATGAACGGGATCTCTCCTCCTTCTTCATCGTGTCCGATGTGGAACTCAGGCGGGCCGATCATCTCACGGGGTCCCCCGGCTTTGCCGTCACGGTCGACAAGGCCACGGGCGCCAAGTGCGAACGTTGTTGGAACTATCGAGTGGCCGTAGGAACCTTCGCCGAACATCCGACTCTGTGCGACCGGTGCATCGAGGCCGTCAGATGAGCCCATCCATCCGGTACCTGCTGCTCGGGCTGCTCAGCTTCTCGATCGTGGTGCTGGATCAGATCACGAAGGTCTCTGTCATGGAGTCCATGCGGCTCCATGAGTCCATTCCCGTCATCACCAACCTGTTCAGCATCACCTATATTCGTAATCCAGGTGCGGCGTTCGGCTTTCTCTCCTCCAGCAGCAGTTCATTCCGGTTTGTGTTTTTCGGACTGACCTCGGTCTTTGCCGTCGGCTTGCTGGGGATGATCATGGTGCGCATGCCGAAAGATGACTGGATGGGGCGGCTCAGTGTCGCGGGGATTCTCGGCGGGGCGGTCGGAAATCTCTTGGATCGCTTGCGGTATGGGGAAGTGATCGACTTCCTAGATTTTTACATCAACGGGTACCATTGGCCGGCGTTTAACGTTGCCGACTCAGCCATTACGGTCGGGGTTGTCTTTCTGATCTTCCACTTTGCGACGGAAAAGGATGTGCAGGACGTTCCGGTCGCTCCGGAAAATCCCTCTTCCTGAAAGAAGTTCTTCTCGGTCAGACCGGCAGCGTAATGATGAACCCGCCTTGCTCACGAAACTGGCGCTGCTGTTCCACGGAAAACATCGCGAGTGGTTCGCTGTGGCAGAACTGGCATTCTTTCACTGTCACCACGGCCTCTCGTTCGCCGATGCCTACCAGGTATTGCTTGGCCAGCGTGAGGGCCTTCTCTTGACTCGTCGTCATCACATCGAAGTGCAGCTTGCCGTTCTTTCCCTTGACCCAGGTATCGTAGACGTGAATGCTCTCCATCTGATCTCCCATGCCGACATGACTCCTTATTGTGAAGTGGGTTAGCGCACCACTAAGAGCACGATGACGCCCAGCACCATGCGGTAGTAGGCGAAGACGCTGAGGCTGTGGCGCTGCACATAAGTCAAAAATGCCGCGATGACGGCCCAGGCCACCACGAATGACACCACCAGGCCGATTCCAAGCGCGATATAGTCGTTCTGCGAGAAGGCGGCTTGCGACTTCAGCATTTGATAGATCGTGGCGATGATCATGGTTGGCAGGGCCAGAAAAAAAGAGTATTCCGTCGCCACACGCCGGTCCAATCCGGCCAGCAGGCCGCCGACGATCGTGGAGCCGGAGCGTGACATGCCAGGAATCAGGGATGCGCATTGAGCCAGGCCGACCCAGAGGGCCGAACGCGGCGACACCTGCAGCAGTTCCTTCACACGCACGCGGTTCTGCATGCGCTCCACGACAAGAATGATGATGCCGCCCACGATCAGAGAAATCGCGACGGTCGTTGGCGAAAACAGATAGGTCTTGATCGATTTGTGGGCGAGGAACCCCACCAGCGCGGCGGGCAAAAACGCGAGCCCCAAGCCGATCACAAACCAGAGGTTGGGCTGGGCATTGACCGATTCTTGAATAGTGGCCGCCCAGGATTTCGTGCCCCGGCCGGCGATCAGCGAGCGAAACTCCTGTTGTTCGCGTAACGCATGCGAGGCCAGCGAAGCGAGTTTGGCGCGCTCATAGGCGATGATGGCCAGGATTGAGCCCAACTGAATTGAGATCTCCACGTTTGAGGCGATGTCGCCGGTGAATCCGAGGGCGTGACCGACTAGGATCAAATGGCCAGTGGAAGAGACGGGAAGAAATTCGGTCAGTCCTTCGATGATGCCGAGAATGACGGCAAGTTCCGGGCCCCAATTCATCATAGTGGTGCGAGCTGGTGCGTGGGATGTGGTGGTTGGTTAGGTCGTTTCGTCGAACAGTCGCTGCATATTCCCAGACTGCTTCCCCTCAGTCAAGCGCGGTGGGATTTTTCGGCGGCATGGTCGGATGTCGTTCCGGTTCCTTCCTCGAGCTGCAATCGGCAAACTTGTTGACAAAGTTGAGGTGATGGCATACACACATCAAGAGAGCAGGAGTCCGATCAGTTCAGATCGAACAGGGAGGGGCGCATGAGGCATGTGTGGGTGACTGGGCTCGCGCTCATGAGCGCGATAGCGGTCAGCGGGTGCGTAAGTGACAAGAAATATCATGAGGCGCTTGCCGATGCCGATGCCACCAGGGGGGAACTGGAGCGAGCGAGGTCGCAGAAGAATGCCCTGGAGCAGCAGGTCAAGACACTCAAGGATCTGAATGCCAAGTTTGGCTCCGAGAGCCAGATCGCCCGGGATGAACTACAACGTATCCAGCACGGGCGTGACAAGGAACGGGACACGATCGAGGTTCGTACCAAAGAGCTGGAAGACAAGGTCAAACAGCTGACGGCGCAGAATCGTAACGTCAAGCAGGAATATGAGGAGGCTCGGCGTCATAACGAGCAGCTGAAGTCGCTGGTCGCGCGGTATCAAAAAGAAATGAAGGAGCGGTCACGCTCCTTGTCGCCGGCGATGGAGTCGTCCGGTGTGCCGGCCCCGTTCTCCGGCGGGGCATCGTCGACAAAACCTGCTCCGGCAGCAACTCCGTTCGATGCGCCTGCTCCGGCCGCGTCCTTGCTCAACATCAACAAGGCGCCCTCCGCAGATCTCGTCCTGACGCTGGGCATTTCGCAGGATGTGGCCGAGCGCATCGTGAGCAATCGTCCCTATAAAGTGAAGGGCGAACTCGTGGCAAAGAACGTGGTGCCGAAAGACGTGTTCGACGACATCAAAGATCGCATTACCGTCAGTCCCTAGTCGCCTCAGCCGACCGCCTGGCGCCGGCGGGCTGATGATATTCTGGAAGGCCGTTTGCCGCATGGCAAGCGGCCTTTCACTTTTCTCCCCACTTCGTTTCCACTGAACCCGAGGCGGCCCCGCGTTCCCCGGTCAAATTGTTTTCTGCTAGAATGCCAGCACGATTGGGGAGAAGGAGTTGCGCAGATGCGCCGTGTGACTGTGATCGTCGCTGTGCTCGCGCTCGGCCTCGCGATAGGCGGCTACGTATTTTTCAACGGCGAGCGAAAAGTGCCCCTGCGGTACCGAACGGTCGCCGTGGAGCGCGGGACGGTCGTCTCGCTCGTGACTGCAACGGGCACGATTAACCCCATCACGACCATACAGGTCGGGAGCCAGGTATCGGGCATGATCGAGAGTCTCCACGCGGATTTCAATTCGCGGGTCAAGGCCAAGCAGGTTGTTGCGCGCATCGATCCGTTTCCCTATCAGGCCCGGCGCGATCAAGCGGCGGCCAGTCTCGCCAATGCCAAGGCCGCATGGGAAAAGGCGCGGATCGATCTCGCGCAACGGCGACGCGAGCTGGAGCGAGCCAAGTCGCTCATCGGGCAACAGTTCATTTCCCAGAATGAAGTCGATGTCGCCCTGACGGCTTCGGAAGGGGCCTTGGCGCAGCTGAAGGTGACAGAAGCTGCCGTCAAGCAGGCCGAAGCGATGCTGCAAGCGGCCGAGCTGGATCTCAAGTACACCGTGATCCGCTCACCGGTCGACGGAGTGGTGATCTCCAGGCAAGTCGAGGTCGGCCAGCGCATTTCCGCCAGCTTTTCTATTCCCACCCTGTTTTTGATCGCCGAAGACGTCACGAAAATGCAGGTCGATACGAATGTCAGTGAGGCAGACATCGGGGGCATTGTCGAAGGGAAGGCCGCGACGTTCACCGTGGATGCCTATCCCGCCGAGCCGTTTCGGGGACGGGTGCGGCAGGTGCGGAATGCGCCGATCAATATTCAGAACGTCGTGACGTACGACGTCGTGGTCGAGTTTGAGAATCCGGACTTTCGTTTGAAGCCTGGAATGACGGCGAATGTGTCCATTGTTCTCGATACCAGGGAGCAGGTTTTGAAAGTCCCGAATGCTGCGTTACGGTTTACGCCCCCCAAAGCGGTTCGCGAAGAACCAACCGGTGCTGCGGGAGACAGGCCCACCGCCGGCGCTGGTTCTGCCGAACCGTCCTCCCGCCGATGGGGCGTCTGGAAGCTCAATGCAGAGCATGACCTGGAGCGAGTCCCCGTGGTGATGGGCATTTCCGACCGGGCGTATGTGGAAATTTCGGCGGAGGGCATTCAGGAAGGGGATCAAGTTGTGGTGGGGATCGACGCCCCGCGTGGCGAGCGCAAGGGGGCGGAACTGCCGCCGGGGTTCGGCAACGGACAACAGCGTGGTGCGCGCCGCGATCGTGGATTGTAATCGAATCGCAAACACATCCATGCATGCCCACCTGCAAGAACGGGGAAGGAGTGAATGGCTTCCCTGATCGTCTGCGAGGATGTGTGGAAGATCTATCGCGTCGGCGACGTGGAGGTGCAGGCGCTACGAGAGATCAATCTCACGATCGACCGCAGTGAGTTTGTCGCGGTGATGGGCACCTCAGGATCCGGCAAATCCACCTTGATGAATGTGCTTGGCTGCCTGGACCAGCCTACCCGAGGACGCTATGAACTGGACGGGTTGGACATTGCCAGCGCCAAGCCCGATCTGTTGGCCGAATTGCGCAACCGGCAGATCGGCTTTGTCTTTCAAAATTTCAATCTGATTCCCAGGACCAGCGCGCTGGAAAATGCGCAACTCCCCCTGTTTTACCGTGGACTCTCGATTAAGGAACAACGCCAACGGGCCGCCGCCGCCCTGCAGCGTGTGGGGTTGGCGGGGCGTGAGCAGCACTATCCGTCTCAACTCTCCGGCGGTCAACAGCAGCGGGTGGCCATCGCGCGGGCGCTAGTCGGGGCGCCATCGATTCTGTTTGCCGATGAACCGACTGGAAACCTCGATACCACATCCAGCCGTGAAATCATGGATATTCTCGAAGAACTCAACCGTGCGGACGGCATTACGATCATCTTGGTCACGCATGAGCCGGACATCGCTGCCTACGCCAGCAGAGAGCTGACGATGAAAGACGGGCAGATCGTGGAGGATGTTCGGCGCGCGTCTCATCAGTCCGTTGTCACCTAGGCCATCCATGTCGGCATTCGTGTGGCTCACTGTCATGACCGCGTTGCGAATTCTCAGCCGTAACCGGCTTCGGGCCGGCTTGACGATGCTCGGCATCGTGATCGGCGTGGGCGCGGTGATTGCCATGGTCAGCATCGGTCAGGGCGCTCGGGCTGCGGTGCAGGCGCAGGTGGCGAGCATGGGAACGAACGTGATTG
This window encodes:
- a CDS encoding ABC transporter ATP-binding protein; translation: MASLIVCEDVWKIYRVGDVEVQALREINLTIDRSEFVAVMGTSGSGKSTLMNVLGCLDQPTRGRYELDGLDIASAKPDLLAELRNRQIGFVFQNFNLIPRTSALENAQLPLFYRGLSIKEQRQRAAAALQRVGLAGREQHYPSQLSGGQQQRVAIARALVGAPSILFADEPTGNLDTTSSREIMDILEELNRADGITIILVTHEPDIAAYASRELTMKDGQIVEDVRRASHQSVVT
- a CDS encoding efflux RND transporter periplasmic adaptor subunit; protein product: MRRVTVIVAVLALGLAIGGYVFFNGERKVPLRYRTVAVERGTVVSLVTATGTINPITTIQVGSQVSGMIESLHADFNSRVKAKQVVARIDPFPYQARRDQAAASLANAKAAWEKARIDLAQRRRELERAKSLIGQQFISQNEVDVALTASEGALAQLKVTEAAVKQAEAMLQAAELDLKYTVIRSPVDGVVISRQVEVGQRISASFSIPTLFLIAEDVTKMQVDTNVSEADIGGIVEGKAATFTVDAYPAEPFRGRVRQVRNAPINIQNVVTYDVVVEFENPDFRLKPGMTANVSIVLDTREQVLKVPNAALRFTPPKAVREEPTGAAGDRPTAGAGSAEPSSRRWGVWKLNAEHDLERVPVVMGISDRAYVEISAEGIQEGDQVVVGIDAPRGERKGAELPPGFGNGQQRGARRDRGL
- the lspA gene encoding signal peptidase II, which codes for MSPSIRYLLLGLLSFSIVVLDQITKVSVMESMRLHESIPVITNLFSITYIRNPGAAFGFLSSSSSSFRFVFFGLTSVFAVGLLGMIMVRMPKDDWMGRLSVAGILGGAVGNLLDRLRYGEVIDFLDFYINGYHWPAFNVADSAITVGVVFLIFHFATEKDVQDVPVAPENPSS
- a CDS encoding undecaprenyl-diphosphate phosphatase, whose product is MMNWGPELAVILGIIEGLTEFLPVSSTGHLILVGHALGFTGDIASNVEISIQLGSILAIIAYERAKLASLASHALREQQEFRSLIAGRGTKSWAATIQESVNAQPNLWFVIGLGLAFLPAALVGFLAHKSIKTYLFSPTTVAISLIVGGIIILVVERMQNRVRVKELLQVSPRSALWVGLAQCASLIPGMSRSGSTIVGGLLAGLDRRVATEYSFFLALPTMIIATIYQMLKSQAAFSQNDYIALGIGLVVSFVVAWAVIAAFLTYVQRHSLSVFAYYRMVLGVIVLLVVR
- a CDS encoding DUF2024 family protein; its protein translation is MGDQMESIHVYDTWVKGKNGKLHFDVMTTSQEKALTLAKQYLVGIGEREAVVTVKECQFCHSEPLAMFSVEQQRQFREQGGFIITLPV